From one Cyprinus carpio isolate SPL01 chromosome B3, ASM1834038v1, whole genome shotgun sequence genomic stretch:
- the LOC109109154 gene encoding uncharacterized protein LOC109109154 — MASVTKSSNPEIPDNHKQSWLALLAAAEAYSQTSGCDLAILTAYKKFRPSWVEVEGTRNHEGGGTQVRKFDYAYHVWGPGALAESSRRYMDDIAVLHSTTVLTAQRHVRLNVEEGGAKLGVDVPSDRLSLTGDGGGTVSPNMRLYSQSYPSIYSSAAAIGQPGSQHGNRERDWEKAVMEEREKARERAEIVDLEEEEEEEEEEDLDGRRRNLNESAGVFSMDEDSLSRDCEPFFESDGEEESTDGSLSEEAPPPPRGLAMGHLASRSSNPMAMARSLPVSIPVWGYRNNRGPQGDSHSGERVGCTDLDHIAASMKALLVPGATDGTEMFGALPRPRLNTGDFSLKH, encoded by the exons ATGGCCTCTGTCACCAAATCCTCTAACCCCGAGATCCCCGATAATCACAAGCAGAGCTGGCTGGCGCTGCTTGCTGCCGCTGAGGCTTACAGTCAGACGTCCGGTTGTGATTTGGCCATTCTGACCGCCTATAAGAAGTTCCGTCCTTCCTGGGTCGAGGTGGAAGGAACGAGGAATCACGAAGGGGGTGGTACTCAGGTGCGAAAGTTTGATTATGCTTATCATGTTTGGGGACCGGGGGCCCTAGCTGAGTCGTCACGGCGATACATGGATGACATCGCAGTTCTGCACTCCACCACTGTACTGACGGCTCAGAGACACGTACGTCTGAATGTGGAGGAAGGAGGAGCTAAACTGGGCGTGGATGTGCCGTCTGACAGGCTG AGCTTGACTGGAGATGGAGGCGGGACTGTTAGTCCCAACATGAGGCTCTATTCTCAGAGCTACCCGTCGATCTACAGCTCGGCCGCTGCTATTGGCCAGCCAGGCAGTCAGCATGGGAACAGAGAGCGTGACTGGGAGAAAGCGGTGATGGAGGAACGTGAGAAGGCAAGAGAAAGGGCGGAAATTGTGGActtggaggaagaggaggaggaggaggaagaagaggatttGGATGGGAGGAGACGTaacctgaatgaatcagcag gTGTCTTTTCAATGGATGAGGATTCTCTGTCCCGGGACTGCGAGCCCTTCTTCGAGTCTGACGGGGAGGAGGAGAGCACTGATG GCTCTCTGAGTGAGGAAGCACCTCCCCCTCCGCGTGGCTTGGCAATGGGTCACCTGGCGTCTCGCTCTTCTAACCCCATGGCAATGGCTCGTTCACTGCCTGTGTCTATACCAGTGTGGGGCTACAGGAACAACCGTGGCCCTCAGGGCGACTCCCACAGTGGAGAACGG GTGGGCTGTACAGACCTGGACCACATAGCTGCCAGTATGAAAGCCCTGCTGGTCCCCGGAGCCACAGACGGAACGGAGATGTTTGGAGCACTCCCACGACCTCGCCTTAACACGGGCGACTTCTCTCTCAAGCATTGA